The nucleotide window gagacaggatctcaccatgttggccaggctggttttgaactcctgacctcaagtgatccacctgcctcggcctcccaaagtgctaggattacaggcatgagccaccgtgcctggccttgtctatcctatttttaaaatgaacatctCTAGAGCCATCCCCAGCAGTTACAGGGACAGTCTGATAAGTGAACTAAGTTTCTGTGCATAAATGCCTGCCTCTGGGCCTCCTCCCTGCTGACCAGTGTGGTTTTGGCTGCAGGTGGGTGGAGCCGCTGACTGCCGAGGGCAGAGCCTTGCTTCGGTGCCCAGCAGCCTCCCGCCCCACGCCCGGATGCTCATCCTGGATGCCAACCCTCTCAAGACCCTGTGGAATCACTCCCTCCAGCCTTACCCTCTCCTGGAGAGCCTCAGCCTGCACAGCTGCCACCTGGAACGCATCAGCCACGGCGCCTTCCAGGAGCAAGGCCTCCTGCGCAGCCTGGTCCTGGGGGACAACTGCCTCTCGGAGAACTACAAAGAGACGGCAGCCGCACTCCACGCCCTGCCGGGTCTGCGGAGGCTGGACTTGTCAGGAAACTCCCTGACGGAGGACATGGCAGCCCTCATGCTCCAGAACCTCTCCTCGCTGCAGTCCGTGTCCCTGGCGAGGAACACCATCATGCGGCTGGACGACTCTGTCTTCGAGGGCCTGGAGCGTCTCCGGGAGCTGGATTTGCAGAGGAACTACATCTTTGAGATTGAGGGAGGCGCTTTTGATGGCCTGACTGAGCTGAGACACCTCAACCTGGCCTTCAATAACCTCCCCTGCATCGTGGACTTCGGGCTCACGCAGCTGCGGCTCCTCAACGTCAGCTACAACGTCCTGGAGTGGTTCCTTGCGACCGGGGGAGAGGCTGCCTTTGAGCTGGAGACGCTGGACCTGTCTCACAACCAGCTGCTGTTTTTCCCGCTGCTGCCCCAGTACAGCAAGCTGCATACCCTCCTGCTGCGCGACAACAACATGGGCTTCTACCGGGACCTGTACAACACCTCGTCGCCAAGGGAGATGGTGGCCCAGTTCCTCCTCGTGGACGGCAATGTGACCAACATCACCACCGTCAACCTCTGGGAAGAATTTTCTTCCAGCGACCTCGCAGATCTCCGCTTCCTGGACATGAGCCAGAACCAGTTCCAGTACCTGCCAGATGGCTTCCTGAGGAAAATGCCTTCCCTCTCCCACCTGAACCTCAACCAGAATTGCCTGATGACGCTTCACATTCGGGAGCACGAGCCCCCCGGAGCGCTCACCGAGCTGGACCTGAGCCACAACCAGCTGTCGGAGCTGCACCTGGCTCCGGGGCTGGCCAGCTGCCTGGGCAGCCTGCGCTTGTTCAACCTGAGCTCCAACCAGCTCCTGGGCGTCCCCCCTGGCCTCTTCGCCAATGCCAGGAACATCACTACACTTGACGTGAGCCACAATCAGATCTCACTTTGTCCCCTGTCAGCTGCCTCGGACCGGGTGGGCCCCCCTAGCTGTGTGGATTTCAGGAATATGGCATCTTTAAGGAGCCTCTCTCTGGAGGGCTGTGGGCTGGGGGCATTGCCAGACTGCCCATTCCAAGGGACCTCCCTCACCTACTTAGACCTCTCAAGCAACTGGGGGGTTCTGAATGGGAGCCTCGCCCCACTCCGGGATGTTGCCCCCATGTTACAGGTCCTGTCTCTCAGGAACATGGGCCTCCACTCCAGCTTTATGGCGTTGGACTTCTCTGGGTTTGGGAATCTCAGGGACTTAGATCTGTCGGGAAATTGCTTGACCACCTTCCCAAGGTTTGGGGGCAGCCTGGCCCTGGAGACCCTGGATCTCCGTAGAAACTCGCTCACAGCCCTTCCCCAGAAGGCTGTGTCTGAGCAGCTCTCGAGAGGTCTGCGGACCATCTACCTCAGTCAGAATCCATATGACTGCTGTGGGGTGGACGGCTGGGGGGCCCTGCAGCATGGGCAGACGGTGGCCGACTGGGCCCTGGTCACCTGCAACCTCTCCTCCAAGATCATCCGTGTGACGGAGCTGCCCGGAGGTGTGCCTCGGGACTGCAAGTGGGAGCAGCTGGACCTGGGCCTGCTCTACCTCGTGCTCATCCTCCCCAGCTGCCTCACCCTGCTGGTGGCCTGCACTGTCATCGTCCTCACTTTTAAGAAGCCTCTGCTTCAGGTCATCAAGAGCCGCTGCCACTGGTCCTCTGTTTACTGACCTGGCTGTGTGCCAAGACTCGAAATTCGGTCTGCACACAACAGGATGCTTTCTCTGCCGGCTTTCAAGATGTGATGCAGAGGCCAAGTCTGACGAATTGAAGtttcaattaaaatttaacatgTTTCCATTCCTCATCGTCCACCCCCCCACACCGCCCAAGTTCTTTTTCCATCATTATAATTCATCCTATTATCttggtaaaatatttattaagtgacttttttagaaataaaaggcaacgtgtctcatattttttaaattaaatgcagcctgtgtgtgtgtgtttttttttattgttcctTCGTGGTTTCCCTTGGATTATTTTGTGGTGTCCTCCCCTTGGTGACATCCATGGAGCCGAAAGGGTAGCAATTCAATGCAACCTACTGGAAAAAGCACTCCAAGAGCAGGTGCTAGAGATGGTGAGTCAGTGCCCTGGGGATTCATCAGGGACAAGGATTTCATAgcacaacaacaataacaacaaagaatTTCAAAGCACAGCTGGAGGATCTGACATAAGATCATAAGATGAGGTCTCTCACCTGCTGTGTGACTGGCCACTGCCGTCAGAACggtcctgtgatcccagcactttgggaggctgaggcgggtggatcacctgaggtcagccgttcgagaccagcttggccaacatggtgaaaccccgtctctactaaaaatacaaaaattagctgggtgtggtggcgggcgcctgtaattaatcccagctacttgggagactgagacaggagaattgcttgaacccaggaggcggaggttgcagtgaactgagatcacaccacagcaccccagcctgggcaatggagcaagaccccgtctcaaaaaataaacaaataaataaaataatggaccTCTAGCTGGGCCCTCTCCAGGTGCCCTGGCTTCATACCCAGAGTCTCTGGCAGACAGACATGACTCTTCCGTGGAGAAACTAAGAGAATAATAACTGGCCCCGAGTCTATCCAGTCAGTAAGCCAACTGCCAGAGACAGTCCTCATTCTGAAGGGAAGTAAagaggaatgcagaaaggaatgaatTCTGCTCACTTGTGAACCCTCCTAACTCTTCACAAAAAATAGCTTACAACTTCTTAGCAGATGTTCAGTATCTGCATTCACTGGATTCTTagcttcccttctccctctgttCAATGACTGATGAACACTGTCTGTGCTCCTCTCTGAGAGAAAAGATAACAAGGACACAGCCCCCGTCCTTTGGTAGTTTAGAATTTACACTGTCCTCAAAGTTTTTAATCCCTGCTTACTAAATCATaaaggaattaaatgcaatgggggagggatggggagggagagaggctaGAAATCCCACAAACTGATAGCTATTACCATGCAGACTAACTGTCAGCAGAAATGTTTAGGCAAATCAAAGAGATAAAATCGGTGGTCTTACTTTGACAAAGCAGAAACTTCCCTTGGATGCTCTACAGAGGTTTGAACAAGGCCATCTCAGGCCCCACATTCAATAGCATTAGCGGCAGGTCCTGTTAGGCTTTGCCGTTGCCCCACCTTTCCCTCctgcactgcgcccggccgagtgCCGTGGATGTCTCTCAGGTTGCCTTGAAGCCTTCCGGGCAAGTCCCATCAGCCAACGCAACATCAGACCAGACTCTCCTGATTTCCTCTCCTCATCAACAAAACCCTTCCCTGGGGTCCTGCTGTTTCCTAATGTGACAATTAGCTAATTAGACAAATGCATCTATCTGTGGCTGGTGCACTGACGGCTTCTCTTGAGTTAATGCGTCACTTCTGGTATCAGGCAGTGTTCTTAGTCTCATGCAACTGAAGACGGTTCTGTCTGATTTAAGTAGCTTACACATTTAGTAAGAGAATATTGGTAAGCTCTGGACTCTCGGGAAGGCTGAGGAACAGGCTTGGAAAATGGGCAGGAACAGAACATGCTGTGTAGCAATTGGgaccagctggtctcgaactcctgacctcagcccaAACCATGCCATGAGCAGTAACTGTGGGAGCATGGCTGCAGCCACCCCTGCCACCCTCTGCTGAAATAAACGCTCCCCAAATTCTGCTGCGTCACCAGTTCCTGACCGTGGGTCACGTGCCCCTGCCCTGAGTACAAGAAGGACTGGCATGGCAATGCTGTACCCCTTGGCGAGGTGTCTATGGCAGAAGATAGGCTCCGTGTCCTCCAAATTCTTATGAGGGGGCAGAGTTCTTGAAACCTAAGAAGGGAAGTGAGACGTTCAgcaaacaaaatgaatgaaaagtaagTCCCAtatccttttatggctgcatgtacattttatttatttatttatttatttatttattggcctGAGTCTCGCTTtgatgcccaagctggagtgcagtggcgtgatctctgctcactgcaacctccgccttccaggttcaagcaattctcctgcctcagcctcctgaatagctgggactacaggcacctgccaccacacccagctaatttttgtatttttagtagagacacggtttcaccgtgttggccaggctggtcttgaactcctggcctcagggtgatctgcccacgtggcctcccaaagtgttgggattacaggcgtgagccaccgcgcccggccagcatgtACATTTTAGCAGGCAACTTCTGGAAGCAAATTCTTAGCACAAAGAAATGACTCAAATGATGGAAACTTCAGACAGAAACTCAGGGCAGTCAGGGAGATAGTTTGGGGTTCAGCAGGACTTTTGAAGCCCCTCAAGTCACACCATGTAGCTGACCACTCACTCTTTCTGTCCTTGGGGTCCAGCCGGGGAGGATGACAAATtgagccccagccctgcctgtgACTGTGACTTTAGAAGGCTGTGGGCTTTCCTTCCTAGTGTTTTCCATCACAAGGATCCAAAGGTGATTTCccaccgggtgcggtggctcatgcctataatcccagcactttgggaagctgaggcgggtggatcacctgaggtcaggagttcgagacccgcctggccaatatggtgaaaccccatctctactaaaaatacaaaaattagctgggcgtggtggcgtgtgcctgtagtcccagctactcgggaggctgaggcaggagaatcgcttgaacctgggaggcggaggttgcagtgagcagagatggcgccactgtagtccagccagGTTGACAAgacaaaattccgtctcaaaaaaaaaaggatgattttcTAGGTTTCTCTCAGTATGCAGAAAGTTACAGGAAGGTGCTTTCTTCCTCCAGTGCTCAGCTATGGTTCCCCCAGCAAATTCTGTCCCCTTTCCCTGCTTTTCCCACTCCGACCTGGACCCATAGGAGAGCGTACTGGTGAAGGAAGGACCCACAAAGTCTGTTACCAGGGTTCTTTGGTGGGGCCAGAATGGTGTCTGCCTAAGAGCTCCCATTCAGCCAGGTGGGGCACCACGTGGTTCTTCCTCAGTGGGTGGGAAGTAGGGGCCATTTCTGGTTGCCATATGCCAGAATATTCAGACAGGAGAATATTCAGAATCACAGATAAATCATGTCAGAGACTGGTCTGTGAACATGAGTAACAGTAGCTTAGATTTTGGAAATCCACTCataaaacaaaagctgaaggttTTTCTGGAGGCATTTAAGTTAGGgatcaattgatttttttctttctttcttttttttgagatggagtcttactctgtcacccaggctggagtgcaatggcgcaatctcggctcactgcaacctccgcctcccgggttcaagcaattctcctgcctcagcctccgagtagctaggactacagacacccaccaccacacccagctaatttttgtatttttagtagagatggggtttcaccatgttggccaggctggtctcgaactcctgaccttgtaatccgcctgcctcggcctcccaaagtgctgggattacaggcatgaaccactgtgcctgctgatttctttttttaaaggactccagTTGCAAGCAATTGGACAAACTCTAATCCTTGGTTTGTATCACTGGTCatatcactttttatttatttaacgtGCCAGATAACTTCCATTTTCCCCTCCAGATCCACTTCCCACTCTTTTCCACCCTGCCCCAGGAGGctggcctcaatgggctcccttGCCCTCTGGCTTCCAGTGGTATTTGGCTAAGAAGGAGGTTTGGCAAATCACAGGGGAGGAAGAAAGTGAGATCCGAGTATTTATTCTCCTGACTCCTCCCTGTAGATTTGTCTCAAACtggctgcacctatcaaccaaaCTCACACTCGTCTCAAGGCAGCTCTTTGCACGCGAATCTCTGCCTTAGGTATCTAGGAACCACTCATTCCCCTGGCTCTCTTCTCTGGGCCTAGCATGGGTAACAGCTCTGCCTCACCAGCTGGTGTAATTGCATTACCCTTTGTGGTTTGCCTTCCCCTCTCCACCGCTTTGTGAATCGTCCCTTTGTAAATCCTCCTGACTTGTCCCTGTTTGAACGTGCCATCTGGTTCCTGCTGGGTCCCTGCATGATGCAGCTGGCTACTCATTTAGTAATACTGAGCCCGAGAGATTCCAGCACTTGTATCACGGGGCCACAGAGTGCTAAAGATGCGGCCAGCGCTAGGAAAGCAAATCTCCCGAAGATGGAGTCCTCTGATTTCCACGGAGTCCAGGCGTGGACGTGAGGAAGATGGCGTGCCTCAGTGTGTTACAAACATATTCATATTTTACCCAAATTAGAGTGGGAGAAGTTTCTAACCTTGGAGACCTTCTTTAAAAGAGTGTGGGTGTTGTGATGG belongs to Pongo pygmaeus isolate AG05252 chromosome 2, NHGRI_mPonPyg2-v2.0_pri, whole genome shotgun sequence and includes:
- the NRROS gene encoding transforming growth factor beta activator LRRC33 — encoded protein: MELLPLWLCLGFHFLAVDWRDRSGTATAASQGGCKLVGGAADCRGQSLASVPSSLPPHARMLILDANPLKTLWNHSLQPYPLLESLSLHSCHLERISHGAFQEQGLLRSLVLGDNCLSENYKETAAALHALPGLRRLDLSGNSLTEDMAALMLQNLSSLQSVSLARNTIMRLDDSVFEGLERLRELDLQRNYIFEIEGGAFDGLTELRHLNLAFNNLPCIVDFGLTQLRLLNVSYNVLEWFLATGGEAAFELETLDLSHNQLLFFPLLPQYSKLHTLLLRDNNMGFYRDLYNTSSPREMVAQFLLVDGNVTNITTVNLWEEFSSSDLADLRFLDMSQNQFQYLPDGFLRKMPSLSHLNLNQNCLMTLHIREHEPPGALTELDLSHNQLSELHLAPGLASCLGSLRLFNLSSNQLLGVPPGLFANARNITTLDVSHNQISLCPLSAASDRVGPPSCVDFRNMASLRSLSLEGCGLGALPDCPFQGTSLTYLDLSSNWGVLNGSLAPLRDVAPMLQVLSLRNMGLHSSFMALDFSGFGNLRDLDLSGNCLTTFPRFGGSLALETLDLRRNSLTALPQKAVSEQLSRGLRTIYLSQNPYDCCGVDGWGALQHGQTVADWALVTCNLSSKIIRVTELPGGVPRDCKWEQLDLGLLYLVLILPSCLTLLVACTVIVLTFKKPLLQVIKSRCHWSSVY